From the Arvicola amphibius chromosome 2, mArvAmp1.2, whole genome shotgun sequence genome, one window contains:
- the Tpra1 gene encoding transmembrane protein adipocyte-associated 1 isoform X3: MASLQEANGSTAWPPPAASNISEPHQCLLLLYEDIGSSRVRYWDLLLLIPNVLFFIFLLWKLPLARAKIRVTSSPIFITFYILVFVVALVGIARAVVSMTVSASDAATVADKILWEITRFFLLAIELSVVILGLAFGHLESKSSIKRVLAITTVLSLAYSVTQGTLEILYPDSHLSAEDFNIYGHGGRQFWLTPLKDRVSLPSRRSFYVYAGILATLNLLQGLGSALLCADIIEGLCCVDATTFLYFSFFAPLIYVAFLRGFFGSEPKILFSYKCQVDEAEEPDVHLPQPYAVARREGMESAGPVGVSAASYSSTQFDSAGMAYLDDIASMPCHTGSINSTDSERWKAINA, from the exons ATGGCCAGCCTGCAGGAGGCCAATGGAAGCACAGCGTGGCCACCGCCCGCAGCATCCAATATCAGTGAGCCCCACCAGTGCCTGCTGCTGCTGTACGAAGATATCGGCTCCTCCAG GGTCCGGTACTGGGACCTCCTGCTGCTCATTCCCAATGtgctcttcttcatcttcctgctCTGGAAGCTTCCCTTAGCTCGGGCCAAGATCCGTGTCacctccagccccatttttattACCTTCTACATCTTG GTGTTTGTGGTAGCCCTGGTAGGCATTGCCAGGGCTGTGGTTTCTATGACAGTCAGTGCCTCTGATGCTGCAACGGTTGCTGACAAG ATCCTGTGGGAGATCACCCGCTTCTTCCTGCTAGCCATTGAGCTGAGCGTGGTCATCCTGGGCCTTGCCTTTG GTCACCTAGAGAGCAAGTCCAGCATCAAGCGGGTACTGGCTATCACCACAGTACTGTCTCTGGCCTACTCAGTCACCCAg GGAACTCTGGAGATCCTATACCCCGACTCCCATCTTTCGGCTGAGGATTTCAACATCTATGGCCATGGTGGCCGCCAGTTCTGGCTG ACCCCACTGAAGGATCGTGTATCCCTGCCCT CACGGAGGAGTTTCTACGTGTATGCAGGCATCCTGGCCACACTCAACTTGCTGCAGGGCTTGGGAAGTGCTCTGCTGTGCGCCGACATCATTGAAGGGCTCTG CTGTGTGGACGCTACCACCTTCCTGTACTTCAGCTTCTTTGCACCGCTCATCTATGTGGCCTTCCTCCGTGGCTTCTTTGG CTCAGAGCCCAAGATCCTCTTCTCCTACAAATGCCAAGTGGATGAGGCTGAAGAGCCAGACGTGCACCTGCCGCAACCCTACGCAGTGGCCCGGCGCGAGGGCATGGAGTCTGCAGGGCCTGTGGGAGTCTCAGCAGCCAGCTACTCCAGCACACAGTTCGACTCCGCTGGAATGGCTTACTTAGATGACATTGCCTCCATGCCCTGCCACACAGGCAGCATCAACAGCACAGACAGCGAGCGATGGAAAGCCATCAATGCCTGA
- the Tpra1 gene encoding transmembrane protein adipocyte-associated 1 isoform X1: MASLQEANGSTAWPPPAASNISEPHQCLLLLYEDIGSSRVRYWDLLLLIPNVLFFIFLLWKLPLARAKIRVTSSPIFITFYILVFVVALVGIARAVVSMTVSASDAATVADKILWEITRFFLLAIELSVVILGLAFGHLESKSSIKRVLAITTVLSLAYSVTQGTLEILYPDSHLSAEDFNIYGHGGRQFWLVSSCFFFLVYSLVVILPKTPLKDRVSLPSRRSFYVYAGILATLNLLQGLGSALLCADIIEGLCCVDATTFLYFSFFAPLIYVAFLRGFFGSEPKILFSYKCQVDEAEEPDVHLPQPYAVARREGMESAGPVGVSAASYSSTQFDSAGMAYLDDIASMPCHTGSINSTDSERWKAINA; the protein is encoded by the exons ATGGCCAGCCTGCAGGAGGCCAATGGAAGCACAGCGTGGCCACCGCCCGCAGCATCCAATATCAGTGAGCCCCACCAGTGCCTGCTGCTGCTGTACGAAGATATCGGCTCCTCCAG GGTCCGGTACTGGGACCTCCTGCTGCTCATTCCCAATGtgctcttcttcatcttcctgctCTGGAAGCTTCCCTTAGCTCGGGCCAAGATCCGTGTCacctccagccccatttttattACCTTCTACATCTTG GTGTTTGTGGTAGCCCTGGTAGGCATTGCCAGGGCTGTGGTTTCTATGACAGTCAGTGCCTCTGATGCTGCAACGGTTGCTGACAAG ATCCTGTGGGAGATCACCCGCTTCTTCCTGCTAGCCATTGAGCTGAGCGTGGTCATCCTGGGCCTTGCCTTTG GTCACCTAGAGAGCAAGTCCAGCATCAAGCGGGTACTGGCTATCACCACAGTACTGTCTCTGGCCTACTCAGTCACCCAg GGAACTCTGGAGATCCTATACCCCGACTCCCATCTTTCGGCTGAGGATTTCAACATCTATGGCCATGGTGGCCGCCAGTTCTGGCTGGTCAgctcttgcttcttcttcctg GTCTACTCACTGGTGGTAATTCTCCCCAAGACCCCACTGAAGGATCGTGTATCCCTGCCCT CACGGAGGAGTTTCTACGTGTATGCAGGCATCCTGGCCACACTCAACTTGCTGCAGGGCTTGGGAAGTGCTCTGCTGTGCGCCGACATCATTGAAGGGCTCTG CTGTGTGGACGCTACCACCTTCCTGTACTTCAGCTTCTTTGCACCGCTCATCTATGTGGCCTTCCTCCGTGGCTTCTTTGG CTCAGAGCCCAAGATCCTCTTCTCCTACAAATGCCAAGTGGATGAGGCTGAAGAGCCAGACGTGCACCTGCCGCAACCCTACGCAGTGGCCCGGCGCGAGGGCATGGAGTCTGCAGGGCCTGTGGGAGTCTCAGCAGCCAGCTACTCCAGCACACAGTTCGACTCCGCTGGAATGGCTTACTTAGATGACATTGCCTCCATGCCCTGCCACACAGGCAGCATCAACAGCACAGACAGCGAGCGATGGAAAGCCATCAATGCCTGA
- the Tpra1 gene encoding transmembrane protein adipocyte-associated 1 isoform X2, producing the protein MASLQEANGSTAWPPPAASNISEPHQCLLLLYEDIGSSRVRYWDLLLLIPNVLFFIFLLWKLPLARAKIRVTSSPIFITFYILVFVVALVGIARAVVSMTVSASDAATVADKILWEITRFFLLAIELSVVILGLAFGHLESKSSIKRVLAITTVLSLAYSVTQGTLEILYPDSHLSAEDFNIYGHGGRQFWLVYSLVVILPKTPLKDRVSLPSRRSFYVYAGILATLNLLQGLGSALLCADIIEGLCCVDATTFLYFSFFAPLIYVAFLRGFFGSEPKILFSYKCQVDEAEEPDVHLPQPYAVARREGMESAGPVGVSAASYSSTQFDSAGMAYLDDIASMPCHTGSINSTDSERWKAINA; encoded by the exons ATGGCCAGCCTGCAGGAGGCCAATGGAAGCACAGCGTGGCCACCGCCCGCAGCATCCAATATCAGTGAGCCCCACCAGTGCCTGCTGCTGCTGTACGAAGATATCGGCTCCTCCAG GGTCCGGTACTGGGACCTCCTGCTGCTCATTCCCAATGtgctcttcttcatcttcctgctCTGGAAGCTTCCCTTAGCTCGGGCCAAGATCCGTGTCacctccagccccatttttattACCTTCTACATCTTG GTGTTTGTGGTAGCCCTGGTAGGCATTGCCAGGGCTGTGGTTTCTATGACAGTCAGTGCCTCTGATGCTGCAACGGTTGCTGACAAG ATCCTGTGGGAGATCACCCGCTTCTTCCTGCTAGCCATTGAGCTGAGCGTGGTCATCCTGGGCCTTGCCTTTG GTCACCTAGAGAGCAAGTCCAGCATCAAGCGGGTACTGGCTATCACCACAGTACTGTCTCTGGCCTACTCAGTCACCCAg GGAACTCTGGAGATCCTATACCCCGACTCCCATCTTTCGGCTGAGGATTTCAACATCTATGGCCATGGTGGCCGCCAGTTCTGGCTG GTCTACTCACTGGTGGTAATTCTCCCCAAGACCCCACTGAAGGATCGTGTATCCCTGCCCT CACGGAGGAGTTTCTACGTGTATGCAGGCATCCTGGCCACACTCAACTTGCTGCAGGGCTTGGGAAGTGCTCTGCTGTGCGCCGACATCATTGAAGGGCTCTG CTGTGTGGACGCTACCACCTTCCTGTACTTCAGCTTCTTTGCACCGCTCATCTATGTGGCCTTCCTCCGTGGCTTCTTTGG CTCAGAGCCCAAGATCCTCTTCTCCTACAAATGCCAAGTGGATGAGGCTGAAGAGCCAGACGTGCACCTGCCGCAACCCTACGCAGTGGCCCGGCGCGAGGGCATGGAGTCTGCAGGGCCTGTGGGAGTCTCAGCAGCCAGCTACTCCAGCACACAGTTCGACTCCGCTGGAATGGCTTACTTAGATGACATTGCCTCCATGCCCTGCCACACAGGCAGCATCAACAGCACAGACAGCGAGCGATGGAAAGCCATCAATGCCTGA